In one Palaemon carinicauda isolate YSFRI2023 chromosome 25, ASM3689809v2, whole genome shotgun sequence genomic region, the following are encoded:
- the LOC137618687 gene encoding zinc finger protein 182-like gives MLKNKKQFTCEECQSTFTRLNSLKIHLRTHTGEKPFSCPECPSRFSQSSSLKIHMRTHTGEKPFSCPECPSRFSQSSSLEIHMRTHTGEKPFFCPECPSRFSNSSHLKIHMRTHTGEKPFSCPECPSRFSQSFSLKIHIRTHTGEKPVFCPECPSRFSNSSNLINHMRTHTGEKPFSCPECPSRFSRSHNLKIHMRTHTGEKPFSCPECPSSFSQSSDLKIHMRTHTGEKPFSCPECPRSFSQSSNLKTHTRTHYGKKPFSCTICPSSFSRSHHLKIHMRTHTGEKSFSCPECPSRFSQSSDLKIHTRTHTGEKPFSCPECPSRFSQSSDLKIHTRTHTGEKRFTYPECPNSFSQSGSLKYHKTHEGENPFLCPKCPSCFSLPGSHKKQMLSPESRKLVICSGCESSLSKIIYYKPPMKRRNAIRFPRLTNLKVMEQIRNKHK, from the coding sequence atgttgaaaaataagaAGCAATTCACTTGTGAGGAGTGCCAAAGTACGTTTACCAGATTAAATTCTTTGAAAATTCACTTGAGAACTCACACAGGTGAGAAGCCTTTTTCTTGCCCTGAATGTCCAAGTAGATTTTCCCAATCATCTAGTCTTAAAATTCACATGAGAACTCACACAGGTGAGAAGCCTTTTTCTTGCCCTGAATGTCCAAGTAGATTTTCCCAATCATCTAGTCTTGAAATTCACATGAGAACTCACACAGGTGAGAAGCCTTTTTTTTGCCCTGAATGTCCAAGTAGATTTTCTAATTCATCTCATCTTAAAATTCACATGAGAACTCACACGGGTGAGAAGCCTTTTTCTTGCCCTGAATGTCCAAGTAGATTTTCCCAATCATTTAGTCTTAAAATTCACATTAGAACTCACACAGGTGAAAAGCCTGTTTTTTGCCCTGAATGTCCAAGTAGATTTTCTAATTCATCTAATCTTATAAATCACATGAGAACTCACACGGGTGAGAAGCCTTTTTCTTGCCCTGAATGTCCGAGTAGATTTTCCCGATCACATAATCTTAAAATTCACATGAGAACTCACACGGGTGAGAAGCCTTTTTCTTGCCCTGAATGTCCAAGTAGTTTTTCCCAGTCATCTGATCTTAAAATTCACATGAGAACTCACACGGGTGAGAAGCCTTTTTCTTGCCCTGAATGTCCGCGTAGTTTTTCCCAGTCATCTAATCTTAAAACTCACACAAGAACTCACTATGGTAAGAAGCCTTTTTCTTGCACTATATGTCCCAGTAGTTTTTCCCGATCACATCATCTTAAAATTCACATGAGAACTCACACGGGTGAGAAGTCTTTTTCTTGCCCTGAATGTCCAAGTCGTTTTTCCCAGTCATCTGATCTTAAAATTCACACAAGAACTCACACGGGTGAGAAGCCTTTTTCTTGCCCTGAATGTCCAAGTCGTTTTTCCCAGTCATCTGATCTAAAAATTCACACAAGAACTCACACGGGTGAGAAGCGTTTTACTTACCCTGAATGTCCAAATAGTTTTTCCCAATCAGGTAGTCTTAAATATCACAAAACTCACGAAGGTGAGAACCCATTCCTTTGCCCTAAATGTCCCAGTTGTTTTTCCTTGCCTGGATCCCACAAGAAGCAAATGTTGTCACCTGAGAGTAGAAAGCTGGTCATTTGTTCAGGATGTGAAAGTAGTTTATCCAAGATAATCTACTACAAACCACCCATGAAAAGAAGGAATGCCATTCGTTTCCCACGGCTGACTAATCTCAAAGTGATGGAACAAATACGTAATAAACATAAGTGA